A genomic stretch from Methylorubrum extorquens includes:
- a CDS encoding putative acyl-CoA thioesterase precursor (tesA-like) (Evidence 3 : Putative function from multiple computational evidences; Product type e : enzyme) encodes MLLLAAATLVGAAGLLPGSARAEPAPLKLVAFGDSLTAGYRLPADAAFPAVLERALKAKGYRVEIANAGVSGDTSTGGLDRLDWSVPDGTQGVILELGANDMLRGTDPAVTRKALETIIARLKERNIPVLLAGMLAAPNLGTEYRARFDAIYPDLAKAHGLVLYPFFLDGVTGQRANTMDDGLHPTAKGVERIVEGILPSVETFLGRLGQNPEKKG; translated from the coding sequence ATGCTCCTCTTAGCCGCAGCTACGCTCGTCGGCGCCGCGGGCCTGCTGCCCGGCTCGGCCCGTGCCGAGCCGGCGCCGCTCAAGCTCGTGGCCTTCGGCGACAGCCTCACCGCGGGCTACCGCCTGCCGGCCGACGCCGCCTTTCCCGCGGTGCTGGAGCGGGCGCTGAAGGCCAAGGGGTACCGGGTCGAGATCGCCAATGCCGGCGTGTCGGGCGACACCAGCACCGGCGGGCTCGACCGGCTCGACTGGTCGGTGCCGGACGGCACGCAGGGCGTGATTCTCGAACTCGGCGCCAACGACATGCTGCGCGGCACCGATCCGGCGGTGACGCGCAAGGCGCTCGAGACGATCATCGCGCGGCTGAAGGAGCGCAACATTCCGGTGCTGCTCGCCGGCATGCTGGCCGCACCGAACCTCGGCACGGAGTACCGCGCCCGGTTCGACGCGATCTATCCCGACTTGGCCAAGGCGCACGGCCTCGTGCTCTACCCGTTCTTTCTCGACGGCGTGACGGGCCAGCGCGCCAACACCATGGATGACGGGCTGCACCCCACCGCCAAGGGCGTCGAGCGGATCGTCGAGGGCATCCTGCCGAGCGTCGAAACCTTCCTGGGCCGCCTGGGCCAGAATCCGGAGAAGAAGGGGTAG
- a CDS encoding putative ABC transporter, ATPase (Evidence 3 : Putative function from multiple computational evidences; Product type t : transporter) — protein sequence MSNKAVSLSQIELSLGRGPARVHVLRGISLDVERGEAVGLVGPSGSGKSTLLTVMAGLERPDTGRVTIAGTDLGGLDEDGLARFRGRNIGIVFQAFHLVPTMTALENVALPLELANASDPHGRAAAELEAVGLGHRLRHYPAQLSGGEQQRVAIARALAPDPAILVADEPTGNLDEATGRQIVDLLFGLKRDRGATLVLVTHDPGLARLCDRTVRLRAGRIEAPAEAQEA from the coding sequence ATGTCGAACAAGGCCGTCTCTCTGTCGCAGATCGAGCTGAGCCTCGGCCGCGGCCCCGCGCGGGTGCATGTCCTGCGCGGCATCTCGCTCGATGTCGAGCGCGGCGAGGCGGTCGGACTCGTCGGCCCGTCGGGTTCGGGAAAATCGACCCTGCTCACCGTCATGGCCGGGCTGGAGCGGCCCGATACCGGTCGCGTCACCATCGCCGGCACGGATCTCGGCGGGCTCGATGAGGACGGGCTCGCGCGCTTCCGCGGCCGCAACATCGGCATCGTGTTCCAGGCCTTCCACCTCGTGCCGACCATGACCGCGCTGGAGAACGTGGCGCTGCCGCTCGAACTCGCCAACGCATCCGATCCGCACGGACGGGCGGCGGCGGAACTCGAGGCAGTGGGGCTCGGCCACCGGCTGCGGCACTATCCGGCGCAGCTCTCCGGCGGCGAGCAGCAGCGCGTGGCGATCGCCCGTGCGCTCGCGCCCGATCCGGCGATCCTGGTCGCAGACGAGCCGACGGGAAACCTCGACGAGGCGACGGGACGGCAGATCGTGGACCTGTTGTTCGGGCTCAAGCGCGACCGCGGCGCGACCCTGGTCCTGGTGACGCACGATCCCGGCCTCGCCCGGCTGTGCGACCGCACCGTGCGCCTGCGCGCCGGCCGGATCGAAGCGCCGGCCGAGGCGCAAGAAGCCTAA
- a CDS encoding protein of unknown function (Evidence 5 : Unknown function): protein MQTTAETFMATSKSIQQQVAEAIEDRALPISRLLRLMWALDADRSAANQNLRAQLRARIGAPLSA from the coding sequence ATGCAGACCACGGCCGAGACGTTCATGGCGACCTCGAAATCGATCCAGCAGCAGGTTGCCGAGGCCATTGAGGACCGGGCTCTGCCGATCAGCCGGCTCCTGCGCCTGATGTGGGCCCTCGACGCCGACCGCAGCGCGGCCAACCAGAACCTGCGGGCTCAGCTCCGCGCCCGGATCGGCGCCCCGCTGAGCGCCTGA
- a CDS encoding putative haloacid dehalogenase family hydrolase (Evidence 3 : Putative function from multiple computational evidences; Product type e : enzyme), which translates to MSARIKAVVFDIDGTLLDSVDLHACAWVEAFAHFGIETKEAEVRRQIGKGGDQLLPVFVDADRLAREGEAIEAYRSDLFKRSYLAQAKPFPAVKALLSHVRDAGQTVALASSGKADEVENYQKILGITDLVDVVTTSDDADRSKPHPDIFEAVLKKLPGLPKDAVMVIGDTPYDAQAAAGAGLSTIGVLCGGFPEAELSAAGCIAIYRDPQDLLDGYARSPLA; encoded by the coding sequence ATGTCCGCTCGCATCAAGGCCGTCGTCTTCGACATCGACGGCACGCTGCTCGACAGCGTCGATCTGCACGCCTGCGCCTGGGTCGAGGCCTTTGCGCATTTCGGGATCGAGACGAAGGAGGCCGAGGTCCGCCGCCAGATCGGGAAGGGCGGCGACCAGCTCCTGCCCGTCTTCGTGGACGCCGACCGGCTCGCCCGGGAGGGCGAAGCGATCGAGGCCTACCGCTCCGATCTGTTCAAGCGGTCCTATCTCGCGCAGGCCAAGCCGTTTCCCGCCGTGAAGGCACTGCTCAGCCATGTGCGGGATGCAGGCCAGACCGTCGCGCTCGCGTCCTCCGGCAAGGCGGACGAGGTGGAAAACTACCAGAAAATCCTGGGCATTACCGATCTCGTCGACGTGGTCACGACCTCAGACGACGCCGACCGATCCAAGCCGCATCCCGACATCTTCGAGGCGGTGCTGAAGAAGCTTCCCGGCCTCCCCAAAGACGCGGTGATGGTGATCGGGGATACTCCCTACGATGCGCAAGCCGCTGCCGGCGCTGGGCTTTCGACGATCGGCGTCCTGTGCGGCGGCTTCCCGGAGGCCGAGCTGTCGGCGGCGGGATGCATCGCGATCTACCGCGATCCGCAGGATCTGCTCGACGGCTACGCGCGCTCGCCGCTCGCCTGA
- a CDS encoding exported protein of unknown function (Evidence 5 : Unknown function) has translation MRTLIGRGAAAVFLGTMLAAGAAAAGPMRPGDSFYTGPAVPAVSGRAPWNAPWEYDSGSGNDRRPELPYYQQGRGQQTGGPARNLLPDDGLQLFPR, from the coding sequence ATGCGCACGTTGATCGGACGAGGTGCTGCCGCCGTCTTCCTCGGCACGATGCTGGCGGCCGGCGCCGCCGCGGCGGGGCCCATGCGGCCAGGCGATTCGTTCTACACCGGCCCCGCCGTGCCGGCGGTGAGCGGCCGGGCGCCGTGGAACGCGCCCTGGGAATACGATTCCGGCAGCGGCAACGACCGTCGCCCCGAGCTGCCCTACTACCAGCAGGGCCGCGGCCAGCAGACCGGCGGGCCCGCCCGCAATCTCCTCCCCGATGACGGCCTCCAGCTGTTTCCGCGCTGA